The sequence below is a genomic window from Chanos chanos chromosome 16, fChaCha1.1, whole genome shotgun sequence.
CCACTTGTGACTAAATCATTTCTAAGTCATTTAATTCTGTATAACTCTGTAATAAACACCATAATACCTTAGAGAACACAATCTGTTACACACTCCCACGCAAGTGGATAAATCAATTATCATTTAACGCAATAACACAGGCTGTGTTGACAGACAGCTCCGGTCATGCCCAGCGCAGGGATAAATGTTAGTATGAGAGGGAAATGTCAAGGCCATGGAGGAAAGACAAGGAGAACTGAGTTCAATTATGCAATTCTAACCCAGCATAAGCTGCCACAGCGTGTTTTAACGGACTGTGTGGTtcaacgggggggggggggggggggggggggggggggttggggtctGTGGTCAAGTTCATCTTCTCTCTGGTGATCCGTGAGATTTACACAACAGTTTGGAACATGCTGAAAGTCCATACGATTTGTTTTAGATAAATACATGGAGGATGCACAAACAGTTCAGATCATTTTTGagttaaacaacaacaacaaaagaattcAAAGAGGGCTTTcataaatgatatttttagAAGTCTGTGAGGTCTATAGATCTTTACTCAATGAGCATCCAGCAGTCCTTCAAGTCGCATCCTGTAAGTACCCAAAGATACTGTCTTTGGGGGTTTATTTTACCAAATatgatacatacacagacagacgtTGCGAAGAAAAACAGGTCCACAGAGCACTTATTCAAATACCACATCACACGTGCCCCGCCAGCCGTGAGCCCAGAAAAGCTCCACACACTCAGGCTAGTGTGAAATCTCAGAAAGCATGCATATGTCCCGACGTCAACTCATCCCCACGGGCCTTTACAGACGGGGTGGACACATGCCAGCCAGCGTCCCCTTCATATATTCACTGCCCACGGGTGCCTATTTAtaatcatatacatacatacacgtccTTTCTGAACGTACAGTGCAGGGGCATCGTTATCGGTTTGCATGATATGTCAGGCCAGGACACTTAGAAACAGACACTTTTATTTTCCCCGGTTAAGctgagagcagcttcactctggTCTGAGCGCACGGATTATTATTCTCCGCAATCACCCACTGTTCCCTGTCAGGACATTCTCATATCTAGCAACGACACAGACACTGGCTGCCAATTAACGCTCTCTTTTAAGATCCTACCGACAATGACAAGTTCGGACCTTTTCTCTCCAGAGAGAGCTGTGTCGGCCCATTTACCTGAAACGGTTTCTTTTCTTAGTTTAAAGATTAACAGAAATCTCCCCCAAGATATTCTGTACCGTGAAGCTGGAGCAGATAAGAAGACAAACCTGCTcggtgtttgactgacaggaggCATCATATTCTACTTCAAAACAGTCCCAACATATTCCAGCCCTGCATAAGGATGTGTGATTTTAATGAGTCGATTATTTCCACAAATATATAATTAAGATAATAATACCTCACCTGTgtgtccatatatatatatatatatatgtagatatatatatagcatgGAAACTTTGAGTCTTTTGAGTCTTTTGCCTTGAGCCAATCTTAAGAGCTTAAGAGGATTTTAAAAAGTGTAAATAAGTTGTCAACAGCTTGGCTTAGGGAAGTTTCTCCCATAGAGCTTAGGACAGTTCAGAAAAGACTTCACGGAACATGTCTGGGGCATGTTAGTTTGGACCCTCGGTCtctggagagaaaatgaggccCTATATGAAAAGAGATCAAATTCCCTGTGAAACAAAGCAGTACGCTGATCCTCACTGGATTTATAGAAATGTCTTCCTTTAACCTAAGCATGTCTTTTTAGGTACTTACTATGCAATGTCTTCCTTTACCCTAAGCATGTCTTTTTAAGTACTTACTGTGCAATGTCTTCCTTTACCCTAAGCATGTCTTTTTAGGTACTTACTGTGCATGAAAGTCCACAAGCACAGGTAACTCGCTGTTAATGACTCTCTCTGTGAAGTCTTCATGGTCTTGCACGTTGAAAGAGACTTCTCGACGTGAGGTGAGGGGAAGGGATCGaggcagagagcgagagggtGACAGGAAAGATTGGGGAGCTGATGACGGACTGAGTGAGGTAGAGTATGACGAAGAGCACAagactgaggaagaggatgggAGGCGGTAGCGAATGTCTTTCACAGAGAAGGTCCAAATTCTCCTCACGAGCAGCCTGGTAGCcatctgagaacacacacacacacacacacacacacacacaagggctaATTACATAACTGCCATTCTTCATTTCCTTCTCTTACAACGTTTGGGGAAACTGACACAGTCTGATAACATATACTGAATTATCTCAGGCGCTCATCCTGGTAGCTCCGACCGGGTTTCATTCAGTCCGGGTAATTTTCAAGCTGTTGCACTTTGACTCTCTAAACGCA
It includes:
- the txn2 gene encoding thioredoxin, mitochondrial; protein product: MATRLLVRRIWTFSVKDIRYRLPSSSSVLCSSSYSTSLSPSSAPQSFLSPSRSLPRSLPLTSRREVSFNVQDHEDFTERVINSELPVLVDFHAQWCGPCKILGPRLEKAIAKQKGRVAMAKVDIDEHTDLAIEYGVSAVPTVIAMRGGDVIDQFVGIKDEDQLDSFVKKLIGQ